Within Runella rosea, the genomic segment GAATGGGGCTTCCAGTAGAACATTTTGTAGCGACAACTAACCGTAATAATGTAGTCCCTAATTATTTAGAAAGCGGTGTGTACAATCCAGTTCCGTCTGTGGAAACAGTTTCAAATGCCATGGATGTAGGAAACCCGAGCAATTTTGTTCGTTTGACCCGTTTTTTTGGTGATGAATGGGAGCAGGTCAAAGAAGTTGTTTCAGGATTTTGGTTTAATGATGAACAAACCAAAGTGGCCATGCGTGATGTGTACGAGCGTGAGGGCTATTTGATGTGTCCTCATACGGCGGTTGCTTATTTAGGATTGAAGGAATACATGAATTTAACTAAAAAAGACCTAACAGGGATATTTTTATCAACGGCCCATTACGCCAAGTTTCTCAATGTTGTGGAAGAGGCGCTCGGGACCGCTGATGTCGAAATTCCTGCGCGTTTGTCAGAATTGTTAAGTAAAACGAAAGTGGCTACTCCGATGAGTACCCGCTTTGAAGATTTTAAAAATTATCTGATGTCATAAATTCCAAATAGGCATTTTGATAATGTGATTATACTATGCAAGTTATCGTTGCTCGAACCTCCGAACACTACGCTACTGCCGTTACACTATTCAAAGAGTACGCGTTAGGGTTAGGAATTGACTTAAAGTTTCAGAAATTTGATGATGAACTGCAAATACTATCCACCATGTACGGCCCTCCAACGGGGGAGTTATGGCTTGTACAGGCCAATGAGCAATTTGTAGGTTGTACGGCGTTGAGGCAATTGGATAAACATACGTGTGAACTCAAGCGTATGTTTATCCAACCCGCCTTTCGTGGGCTCCATTTGGGTGAGCAGCTCATGGAGGTTGCGCTTGATACCGCACGTAAGCTTGGTTATACGTCCATAAAACTAGACAGCCTTCGACGTTTAGCGCCTGCCGTTAAATTATATCTTCGTTATGGATTTACCGAAATCCATCCTTACAACTTTAATCCTGAAGAAGACGTTATTTATTTTGAGAAAAAGCTCTTAGGCTTATAACTTCATCACCAAAATTTTCCATTCATTTTGTTCTTTAACCGTTGGTCGTAAAATATATTTTATTACCTTGCATTGCATAGTACCTTTGATTCAATAATAAAACAAAGAAAAGATAAAGAGCATTGACCAATTGACGTTAAAACGAAAATAAAGCAGTGCTCATCGCCTAAAATCCAACATCTTAACATTGCAAAGCCATGAACAGCAAACAATTGCGTCGTATTCCGAGTGAAGGAGTCCTTGGTGGGGTAGCCGCTGGCCTCGCCGATTATTTTGGTATAGATAAAGCCATAATGCGGGTTATTTTTGTCGTATTGATGTTTTTTACCAAAGGATTTCCCATCATTTTAATCTATATTATTCTGTGGGCGGCGTTGCCTACTGGCGAGCCTACAGTGACCGTTACAGACCCAGAAAACGTTTATTTGAATAATCCGCAGCCTAAAAAAGACTTTGGCAAAGGAGCCGAAATCATTGGCTATGGTCTGCTTATTATCGGTGGATTTATGCTTTTTGACCGCCTTTTCTATTGGATTGATTTGGAGCGATTTGTACCAGCAGCATTACTCATTGGTTTAGGTCTTTTCTTGATTTTGAGAACAACATCTCATAAATCAGCAACCACTTTTACCGCCGATACAGAGCGTGCCACTCCTTCATGGACTGATTCAGCTCCTATCAATGATTGGCAGCCTCCAAAGACGACAACAACGTCCAAAGAATCAGAAATGCCTGATGGTTCGGAAGAGCCCAAAGTATAGATTTTCAAGCCTGTCGGCAAAATCCTGCGAGCAGGCTTGAAAATCATTATCTAATAACCTACAAACTTTTCAACTCAAACTTCCTTTTGCCATGAACTATCAAAGCACTTTTTGGGGCGCGCTCCTTGTACTTATCGGCGGGCTACTGCTTATGCGTGAACTTTTCGATTGGTTTGATTTCGAGCGATTTTTTTGGCCAGTACTGTTTATTGCGGGTGGAGCACTCCTGATTTTTAAAGACAAACTTAAAAAAATATCTTAAGCCATAGAGCCATGAAACAATCTTCAAATGCCCTGTTTTGGGGTACTTTTTTACTGGCTGTTGGACTGATACTCTTGGCCAAAACCCTCGGTTGGTTTCACATTGATTGGGGAATGACCTTACGCTTCTGGCCCGTATTGTTGGTATTGGCAGGTTTCAGCCTTTTACTCAAACAAAGTTGGTCGGGAATTTTGACGGCCATTCTGATTGCGATTGCCATTCCATCGGCAATTATCAACGGAGCGAACAAAAAACTTCGTCACTGGAACGATGACGGAATTGAGTTTAATCTCCACGATTTTGATGATGACGATGATAACAATAATGAGGATGACGAGTATGACAAGCGGTCCCAAACGTATTCAAAGGATGGGGAAACGCATTTCTCCGAACCGCTGGCCGAGGGTACTACCGAAGCAACCCTTAATTTTGGGGCAGGTGCTGGTGAATTTAAAATAGAAGGCACAACGTCGCAATTGGTGGAAGCCGACGCTGAAACTAAATTTGGTAACTATGTGCTGACAACCAAACGAAACGAAAGCACGAAAATTAGCTCGGTTAATTTTGAAATGGAGAGTAAAGACAGCACGAAGCGTGTTCGGATCAAGGATTTTGATAACATGGACAATCACGTCGAAATGCGACTTAGTGACAAGCCTGTTTGGTCATTTGACCTAGGTTTAGGAGCTGGAAAAGCCGAGTTTGATTTGTCGGAATACAAAGTTAAAAAAGTGAAAATCGGCGCGGGAGCGGCAGAGGTTGATTTGAAATTAGGCGAAAAAATTGAAAATAATGCCGAAGTAAAAATTGACGCTGGGGTTGCCTCCATCGAAATCAATATTCCAGAATCGATTGGCTGTGAATTTACTGTAGACGGGGCCTTTAATTCTAAAGAGTTGGATAATTTCGAAAAAATAAGCGATGGACTTTATCGTACATCCAATTATAATTCGGCTGCCAAAAAAATCAAAGTATCGTACAATGGTGGATTGTCAAAGTTAGAAATCAATCGGTATTAAATTAACACCAATAAATAATCCAAAAATGCTGTCAGTCAAAATAACTGGCAGCATTTTTGTTTTTTGTACCTTTGTCAATCACGCAACAAACAGCCCGTTTTTTCGTTTAAAATTGGCAAACATTCGCATTCTAATGAAAAATATACTGACCGCTGCCGCTTTTTTTACAAGCGTTACCCTTTTTGCCCAAACGACGGCAAAAGACTTCACCATTTCGGGGACGGCCAAAAATCTTCAACCCAATGACAAGGTTTACCTTGAAATTGCGGGCACCCAGCCACTTGTGAGAATAGACTCGGCAAAAGTAGGGCCTGATAAACGCTTTACGTTTAAACGAAAAGAACTAGACGAAGGCACCGTGTACCAACTCAACCTTGCCAACGCGCAACGGGTTATTGTGCTGATAGAAGGGGGCGAAACCATTGAGATTGCGGCGGATGGTACTGAAAAAGGAGCCTCAAAAATAAGTGGTTCAAAGAACAATGATTATTACCAGCAATTGATTGGCATGTATAAAGAGATGAACGAAAAGTCTCAGAAGTGGCAGGAAGAATATGCTCAGGCCGAACAAAAGAAAGACAGTAAAAAAATAGCGAAGATTCAGCAGGATTTTGAAGCCGCAAGTCAAGGGTTTACGGGAAAAGTTAAAAGCATGATTCCTGAAATGGGAACGTCGTTGGTTGCGTTGTTTGCTACTAATTTTCTGAATCCAGAAGTTGATTTTGCGACCATTGATGCGCTGGCCAAACGTTTTGAGGTGGAACGCCCAACCATGAAGCAGGCACAGGTTTTTGTAGGAAATGCCAAACGCATGCGTGGAATTCAGATTGGAGATGCCGCTCCCGAAATTACGCTCAACAGCACTCAAGATAAACCAGTAAGCCTTTCTTCATTGAAGGGAAAGATTGTGTTGATTGATTTCTGGGCCTCTTGGTGCGGCCCGTGCCGTCAAGAAAATCCCAATGTGGTTCGGGTTTATAATCGATTTAAAGACAAAGGATTTGAAATCTTCAGCGTGTCGCTCGACCGTGATAAAGCGGCTTGGTTGAAAGCCATTGAAAAAGATGGATTGATTTGGCCAAGCCACGTTTCAGACTTAAAATATTGGCAGTCAATTGCGGCCCAAACTTACGGCGTCAACGCCATTCCTGCCACCTTCCTTCTGGACAAGGACGGAAAAGTAATTGATAAAAACCTGCGCGGGGCCGCATTGGAGAAAAAGCTCGAAGAATTATTGAAGGTGAATAATTAAGAGTACGTCTACGCTAGACGCATTTTATACTTTTCATCAAAACTTTTCAGGTTTTCAAAACTTGGAAAGTTTTTTTATTTTCAATGAAATCTTAATCTTTACATTCCAAGAAACAGAAAAATGTAAAACAGTAAATGTGAACGGTTAAAAGCCCAAAATGGGGCACTGAACCCCAAAAAACAATATTGTTTTACCATTATTACTAGACATAGACCTTTTACTTTCATGAAATTGCATCATTACCCTCGCATACCCTTTTTTATTGCGGCCTTATATTTTTCGTCGTTTGCGGTGCAAGCCCAAACTTCTGACTATACGGCAGAGCACGAGTTTACCCAAAACTGTGAAGGCCCATCCGTCGATGCAGACGGCTCGGTGTATGCCGTTAACTATATCATGGACGGTACCATTGCCAAGATTCCTAAACGTAATAAAGCGTCTATTTTTCTCACTTTGCCAAAAGGAAGTACAGGAAATGGGATTCGGTTTGGCAACGCTACAACCTTTTACGTGGCTGATTTTACGGGGCATAATGTCTTGAAAGTAGATGTAACAAACAAGCAAGTGAGCGTTCATTGCAATGAGCCCAAAATGAACCAACCAAATGATTTGGCCATCACCAAAAAAGGGCATATTTTTTGTTCAGATCCCAACTGGAAAGAAGGAACAGGACAGGTTTGGCACGTATCGCCAGAGGGTAAGGCTCGAATCGTGGCGCCCGATATGGGAACAACCAACGGGATTGATGTAAGTCCCGATGAAAAGACACTGTACGTCAATGAAAGTGTCCAACGGAATGTTTGGGCCTTTGATTTGGCGGCCGATGGCTCGCTTTCCAATAAGCGACTACTGCATAAATTTAGCGATGGTGGGATGGACGGAATGCGCTGTGATGCCAAAGGCAATCTGTACATCACAAGGCATGGAAAGGGCGAAGTAGCGGTAGTGTCGCCCGAAGGAAAAGTCATAAAAACGATTACTACCAAGGGCAAAAGTGTTTCAAATATTTGCTTTGGAGGCAAAAAAGGGCGAACTTGCTACATCACTCTCCAAGATCGCGGTTGCCTCGAAACTTTTCAGGCAGAAGCTCCTGGACGGGAGTGGCTAATGATGAAAGAGTTTCTGGGAAAGAAATAAACCTATTCTATGTACAAGTTTTTAACTGTTTGTTTATCCTTAATTTCACCATTATTTTTGATGGCCGCAGATGCTCCTGGGGCCCAACTATTGACTTTGGGGCAGGCGTTTTTACAGCTTAATGCCCAGATTCGTGAGCAAACCATTGAGCCAGATTCTGCCCAATTACGCTTTCGGCTGATTTTCAGCGAACTCCGTGAAGTAACCGACGGCTATCGTCAACAAACTTGTAGTGATTCCATTCGTTTTGTTTTTCCAATAAAATCATACGATGCTGAGCAAATCGGTGGAAATGGCTCAGGATACCGCCCGTTTGGATTTAATCTATTTGACCATGCGGTACAGGGAAGCCATCCAGCCCATGATATATTTGTTTATGACCGCAATCAGGATAACTTGGATGACCAAACCGAGCAGCCCATTGATGTACTGGCGATGCGCCCGGGTATTGTAGTGGCTACCGAATCTAACTGGAGTCCCGAAAGCACGTATCGGGGAGGTAATTTTGTATGGATTTATGATCCGTGTTTGGATGGCTTGTTTTATTACGCACACCACAGCCGCGTAACGGTTCAGGTAGGTGATCAGGTGACGGCAGGGCAAAAAATTGCGGAGGTAGGAAGAACAGGCCTCAATGCTGCCAAACGCCGTTCTGGTACTCATTTACACCTTATGTATCTTCAGCTCACGCCCGAAGCGTTGCCGATGCCGCTCAATACCTACGATTGGTTGGCATCCGCCCAAGTGATAAAATAAAAGGAGTTAAAGTGACCCCTTAACTCCTTTTGCATTCCATTATTTTCTGATTAAATCCCTGAGTTCGGCTTGCAACGGTTTGTTGTCGGGGAACTCTTGTGGAATCCATCGCTCCACTATCTTTCCTTGCGCGTCAATCAGTACAAAAGGATAGCGCATCGTAGAAGCATAGGACTCTTTGAGCATTTGTGCGTCATCATCAGAGGCCCATAAATGCAATACTCCGGGGCGCTTTTCGGTGGTTGGCTGCCACATTTCATACGTCGTTGCTGGGGTTACGTTGAGGTAAACAAAATTCAAACGGCCACGGTATTTTTCTTCCAAAGGTTTAAAATCATTTTCGTGCTGTTTTAGATTATAGCAGAAAGCAATACAAACAGGCTTGCCCCGCAGACTTGACAAAGCTACCGTGTTGCCATCGCGGTCTTTAAGCATAAACTCGGGTGCTTGCGAGGCTACCTCCATCTTCTCTTTTGATTCTATTGTACGCTTAAAATAAGGCACCAGAGCCGACTCAGGATATGCTTGTTCGTACTTGGCCAACAATGCACGGGCCGTGCTCATATTACTCCGAAATGTGGTAGAATAATTGAGCCAATGGGTCAACAAATATTCTTTTTGTTTTGGATAACTCTGGAGTTCTTCATTGCTCAGTTGATATGCCATTTGTACAGCCTCAGGTGAGAGCACATATCGCTTGGCGGAGTCGGTCGGATATTTTTGAATGACGGGTACCTGAATAAAATTGCGTAGTTCGTTGCGATAGACCTCACTTAGTAGGGCCGCATCAGGCATAATTTTAAAATTCTGGAGTGCCAACTCCTGAATTTCTTTTCGTTGATTGGGCTTTAGCTGCACACCCTGACTCTCGCGGATTTTTTTGTCGGAAACTACGAGTTTAAGCAGATATGGTTCCGTATTTGTAATGGCTGTCACGTATGTTTCAAATGCTTCGTCGATGGGTTGTTGGCCCTTCAAAGTTTGCAACCGTTGTTGACGTGTACGTTGCAGGCTGTCTACTTTGGTAAGAATGTGGAAATTATCAATTTGGGAAGGATTATACCCAAATTGGGGCAAATAATCATACATATTCTCCCGGAAATAGTCTCTCAGGTACTCTTGGTAATGTGCATTGGTCCCTGTAAAAGTCAGTGTTTTGTTGGGAGAGATGCCGATTGTCAGGTTATCATTTGGACTGATGAACAGCAAATAATTTACACCTTCTTGGCTTTTATAGGCATTCGCCGTGCGTTTGTTGACGATATTCAATCGAACAACCTGCGGTTCTTTCAGCTCAAATTCGGTCTTTGCCCATTGTTTTGTACTGTCATCAAATACACCGATGTTTAGAAATTCTACATCGGTAAGACCGATGGAAGGCGCATCAAGATAACGGACTTTTTCTGCCGTTAAAGAGATAATAAAATCATTGTTTTGGGGCAGTTTGAGCAGGATTTGAGCTGTTTGGGCATTCGCCGCCAAGCTTAAAAAAAGGCAAAAAGCGAACAGATTTTTCGTCATAAAGATTTTTGTTAGTTGTACAGTGAGTTAAATGCGGATACTTGCCGAAGGTGTTAACCAAATGACCCAAGATAATAAAACGAATAAGTTGTCTAAAACGTGTCTTTCCATTGCGCCAATTTAGTTTTCGGCAGGTCCTAAAAGAGTACTGATTGGTTTCCATGAAGGAACGTGGTCGGCAATAACTTTTAGGATGGCTGCAAATGGTAAGAACAAAACCATGCCAGACACTCCCCATATTACCCCGCCGATAAACAACGCCACGATGGATGCGAGCGTATTCACTTTCAGTTGACTACCAACCACCATCGGAAAAATGACATTGGCTTCCAAGTATTGCACCACCCCAAACACCGCTACCACCGCCAAAGGATACCAAAGAGAATCGTAAGAAATCCAAGCAATTGAAATAGGTAACAGCGCTCCAACCATGATGCCCACGTAAGGAATGATGGTCAAAATGGAGGTGATGAACCCAAACAGAATGGCGTACTCAATCCCGATGATGGCTAGCCCGATGGAGTTTAAAACACCGACTGATAGATAGACCAACAGCAGCCCCTTGATGTAATTATGATAAGTTTGGACCGTTTGATGCGCAACTGAATAGACAAGTTGTTGATTTGATTCGCCAAAAAGCTCGTAAAAAAATTTCATGATTAAACCCCGATAGTACAGAAACAACGCCGTAAACAAAGGAATAATGAAGGCGTTGAAAAGCAGATTGGCCGTGATGTTAAACGTTCCTACTAAAATAGCTCCAATTTTTGAGCCAGCTTCTGAGCCAGTTTTAATCAACCAATTGTCCAACATTTTTTCGGTGAGATGAAAACGAAATCTAAGCCAATCTTGTATTTGAGGCCAATTTTCCTTGAATTTGGTAGTGATTTTGGGCACTTCTTTTTGAAACTCGTCCAATTGCCAAACCAATAATGTCACCAATGCGGATACAATCAAGAAGACAATGGCTAAGCAAGCAGTGATGGCTAAACTGCGGGGCCATTTCCATCTTTCTAACTTCTGACAAAAAGGTGCCATGACGATGGCAATCAATAAACCAAAAGTCATAGGTATGGTAATGGATTGCGTAAAGTACATGAATATAGCTACAAAAAAGACGATTTGAAGATACCGGACGCTTTGTTGAGTAGTAGGCATAACGAATAGTTTTTTGACAATATTGGTAAAAAAACAGCAAAAGCCTTCTGATAAATATCAATAACTAGGATTTGAAAGTACTAAAAACGAAACAGCCGTTCTGCAACGGCTGTTTCGTTTTTATAGCATGAAGAGAGCAATACTGTTACTTGCCCGTATTTGCGACCCCGTTGGGGTTAAATTGAATCCACTCCAAACCAAACAATCCTTTGTTTTCGGGAACGGATTGGGTGGTGGTAAACACAAGATAAACGTTATGAAGCTTTTCATCGGGCCGACGAATAGCCGCATTTAATACCCCTACCTTATTGTCGGGTACTTCTACTTCACCAATCAAAGCACCCGTTGGGCTATCCAGCCGCACTTCGATTTTGCCGCCTACTGTACGGCTTGGTTCGGCATAGACCATGAATGAAAGCGTACTGATGTCGGTCAAATCAATGTCTTTGTATACGGCGTAGCTGCCATTTTTGACGGGAGCCAGTACCTCGCTTTTGGTTGGTAGTTCTACATTGGTAGCATCCTTAACTTCGTCATTTTGCACCGCTTTCACTTTGGCAGGGCGCAGGGCTACCGTGGTGGTAGAAGTTTGTGGGCCTAAGTTAGCGTTTCCTTTGTCAGTATAGCTAGCGGTAAAAATATAAGAACCTTCTTTTTGCTTGGCTGCCGTTATGTATTCTCCCTTGACGGCTTTTTTATCGGGCCCTTTTTCGTTGGCCAACGACATAAT encodes:
- a CDS encoding PspC domain-containing protein; this translates as MNSKQLRRIPSEGVLGGVAAGLADYFGIDKAIMRVIFVVLMFFTKGFPIILIYIILWAALPTGEPTVTVTDPENVYLNNPQPKKDFGKGAEIIGYGLLIIGGFMLFDRLFYWIDLERFVPAALLIGLGLFLILRTTSHKSATTFTADTERATPSWTDSAPINDWQPPKTTTTSKESEMPDGSEEPKV
- a CDS encoding SMP-30/gluconolactonase/LRE family protein; the protein is MKLHHYPRIPFFIAALYFSSFAVQAQTSDYTAEHEFTQNCEGPSVDADGSVYAVNYIMDGTIAKIPKRNKASIFLTLPKGSTGNGIRFGNATTFYVADFTGHNVLKVDVTNKQVSVHCNEPKMNQPNDLAITKKGHIFCSDPNWKEGTGQVWHVSPEGKARIVAPDMGTTNGIDVSPDEKTLYVNESVQRNVWAFDLAADGSLSNKRLLHKFSDGGMDGMRCDAKGNLYITRHGKGEVAVVSPEGKVIKTITTKGKSVSNICFGGKKGRTCYITLQDRGCLETFQAEAPGREWLMMKEFLGKK
- a CDS encoding M23 family metallopeptidase — protein: MAADAPGAQLLTLGQAFLQLNAQIREQTIEPDSAQLRFRLIFSELREVTDGYRQQTCSDSIRFVFPIKSYDAEQIGGNGSGYRPFGFNLFDHAVQGSHPAHDIFVYDRNQDNLDDQTEQPIDVLAMRPGIVVATESNWSPESTYRGGNFVWIYDPCLDGLFYYAHHSRVTVQVGDQVTAGQKIAEVGRTGLNAAKRRSGTHLHLMYLQLTPEALPMPLNTYDWLASAQVIK
- a CDS encoding TlpA disulfide reductase family protein — its product is MKNILTAAAFFTSVTLFAQTTAKDFTISGTAKNLQPNDKVYLEIAGTQPLVRIDSAKVGPDKRFTFKRKELDEGTVYQLNLANAQRVIVLIEGGETIEIAADGTEKGASKISGSKNNDYYQQLIGMYKEMNEKSQKWQEEYAQAEQKKDSKKIAKIQQDFEAASQGFTGKVKSMIPEMGTSLVALFATNFLNPEVDFATIDALAKRFEVERPTMKQAQVFVGNAKRMRGIQIGDAAPEITLNSTQDKPVSLSSLKGKIVLIDFWASWCGPCRQENPNVVRVYNRFKDKGFEIFSVSLDRDKAAWLKAIEKDGLIWPSHVSDLKYWQSIAAQTYGVNAIPATFLLDKDGKVIDKNLRGAALEKKLEELLKVNN
- a CDS encoding LiaI-LiaF-like domain-containing protein, giving the protein MNYQSTFWGALLVLIGGLLLMRELFDWFDFERFFWPVLFIAGGALLIFKDKLKKIS
- a CDS encoding TlpA family protein disulfide reductase, whose product is MTKNLFAFCLFLSLAANAQTAQILLKLPQNNDFIISLTAEKVRYLDAPSIGLTDVEFLNIGVFDDSTKQWAKTEFELKEPQVVRLNIVNKRTANAYKSQEGVNYLLFISPNDNLTIGISPNKTLTFTGTNAHYQEYLRDYFRENMYDYLPQFGYNPSQIDNFHILTKVDSLQRTRQQRLQTLKGQQPIDEAFETYVTAITNTEPYLLKLVVSDKKIRESQGVQLKPNQRKEIQELALQNFKIMPDAALLSEVYRNELRNFIQVPVIQKYPTDSAKRYVLSPEAVQMAYQLSNEELQSYPKQKEYLLTHWLNYSTTFRSNMSTARALLAKYEQAYPESALVPYFKRTIESKEKMEVASQAPEFMLKDRDGNTVALSSLRGKPVCIAFCYNLKQHENDFKPLEEKYRGRLNFVYLNVTPATTYEMWQPTTEKRPGVLHLWASDDDAQMLKESYASTMRYPFVLIDAQGKIVERWIPQEFPDNKPLQAELRDLIRK
- a CDS encoding GNAT family N-acetyltransferase, producing MQVIVARTSEHYATAVTLFKEYALGLGIDLKFQKFDDELQILSTMYGPPTGELWLVQANEQFVGCTALRQLDKHTCELKRMFIQPAFRGLHLGEQLMEVALDTARKLGYTSIKLDSLRRLAPAVKLYLRYGFTEIHPYNFNPEEDVIYFEKKLLGL
- a CDS encoding LiaI-LiaF-like domain-containing protein, which gives rise to MKQSSNALFWGTFLLAVGLILLAKTLGWFHIDWGMTLRFWPVLLVLAGFSLLLKQSWSGILTAILIAIAIPSAIINGANKKLRHWNDDGIEFNLHDFDDDDDNNNEDDEYDKRSQTYSKDGETHFSEPLAEGTTEATLNFGAGAGEFKIEGTTSQLVEADAETKFGNYVLTTKRNESTKISSVNFEMESKDSTKRVRIKDFDNMDNHVEMRLSDKPVWSFDLGLGAGKAEFDLSEYKVKKVKIGAGAAEVDLKLGEKIENNAEVKIDAGVASIEINIPESIGCEFTVDGAFNSKELDNFEKISDGLYRTSNYNSAAKKIKVSYNGGLSKLEINRY
- a CDS encoding AI-2E family transporter, which encodes MPTTQQSVRYLQIVFFVAIFMYFTQSITIPMTFGLLIAIVMAPFCQKLERWKWPRSLAITACLAIVFLIVSALVTLLVWQLDEFQKEVPKITTKFKENWPQIQDWLRFRFHLTEKMLDNWLIKTGSEAGSKIGAILVGTFNITANLLFNAFIIPLFTALFLYYRGLIMKFFYELFGESNQQLVYSVAHQTVQTYHNYIKGLLLVYLSVGVLNSIGLAIIGIEYAILFGFITSILTIIPYVGIMVGALLPISIAWISYDSLWYPLAVVAVFGVVQYLEANVIFPMVVGSQLKVNTLASIVALFIGGVIWGVSGMVLFLPFAAILKVIADHVPSWKPISTLLGPAEN